The window CGAACCGAATCGCCTCCCGCTGTTACCCAATTCTCCGCAGATCGGGGTGGGGTTGCGGGAGGCGCTCTGCGGCGCGGTGGGGCCGGCTGGCCGGCGGGCACGCGCGCGGCCGGCACCCGCTGCCCGCAGCCGGCAGGGTGGGTGGGGTCGGATGGAAACGCCGAGCGAGGTTTCTTCCAGGCTCTTCTAGACGGTTCGGTCGCGCTCCCCCGGGGCACAGAGGGGGGGTGGCGTGGGCACGGGCCGAcccccggcggctgcggctcgGGGAAAGGGCAGGAGCCTTTTGCAGGGTCTGTCGGGGAAAGGGTTTGTTTTATTCCCGTTTTCCACCCGCCCCGCTCGTGTGCCGCAGCAGGATCGATCCGTCGGCGACAGCCCTCCCTTGCTCCCCGCTGAACCCCTCTTTCCCACTCCACAAGCAGCAACGAGGTGCTCCGTCTTCGAGGCAGGAGATTGGGTTGGGAAGGCGCTAGCCCACACCCTGCCCTTCATTTCCAAGTCCACCGAGGGGCTCCGGTTTGTGCaaaagggggaaactgaggcacagagtgaCAAGCTCGCTTGCATGCACCTCCATACGATGGCTCAGCGAAGGGCTGTGACCACAACCCCCAACAGGATCAGCAGCAGATTGCTCCAGTCTCCTTTTAGTCCGAGCCCATAACCAAATCTCCTCCCAGCTGTGACACCACACTCCCCTGCCCCATCAGTTTTTTAGGGGGGAGTCCTGTGGGATTTGGTCAAATCCCATCTCAAGGCGTGAGGGTGTCGGTCGCTTTTGGGTGGCCCCGGGAGAGCCTCTCTCTTCTTATTCTCTCCCCTCACCCCCTTCCCCTTCGCAGCCTGAAAATGCTGGACACCATCAGCAGCCAGTACGATTCCTTCATCTACTGGAGGATGCCGATCCCGCGGCTGGACGTGGCGGAGCTGGAGGGGCTGGGGCTCAGCGACGTGGCCCTCTACAAACCCAAGGGAGGGCTGGGCAAGTTCGCCGGCGAGCGGCGACAGGGCAGCCAGGACAGCTCCGAAGAAGAGGACAGTCTGCTGCAGTTCAACAGCTTTAATTTCTGGCGAGCTCCCATCGCTAGCATTAGCTCGTTAGATTTTGATCTAATTTGaagccctccttcccctccctctgcccccctgccttctctctctctctctctctctgctaggCATGCAAGGATTTGGTTTTGTTAGTTCTGTACATTGTCAGTTTGAGGGTTGGTTTTTCCTTCCAGGCAGTTTTTGACATTGCAAATTAACTCAGCGGTTCACCCCGGCCCTGTTGGCGATTGATAGATGGGCTCTCCGCAAAGTTTCAGCCTCTGTCTCCACCTGTTccctattttcttcccttcctgcagCAACACTGGAAATTCCATGATAGGGCAAGCAGGGGCTAACATAGCTGGGGGCAAATGCGAGCGGAAAGGGCAAAACCAGCCGCCCCACTGCCCCCCGTGCCCATGCCACAGAGTACGGGACATGCGGGGAGGTGTCCGGGCACAGCCTGAACCCCGTGACCGTGACCATGTGTGTCCCTGTGCTCCGGGACTGCGCTGTCACGGCGGGAGGGGCTACATTTCGGCTCgttcctctcctgcttttttaAGAAACTCATTTGTGCAAAGGGAGCAGTGCGGGACCTCCATTAGCTGACGGGAACCGTCTTCGCTTTGCAGACAGCAtcgtccctgctcctctcccagggATGCGCAGAGACCCGTGCGGCTCTGCGCCCTGTTGGCCCAGTTTCTCCAAACGCTGATTTGTTCCCTGACCTTCCCCTTGGGATAACTAAGGTGGAAGAAGCAGAGATGCGCGCTGGTCCGGGCATGTGAGCCAAGTCTCTTTCTTGAAAAAAAGTATCCCTAAAGCCTTGCAGCCTGAGCCCAGCCGGGAGAAACAACGGCCCAGAGGGTAAATACGCAGCAGCTGAAGCATGGAAATGCTCTAGCCTTGTTTGTGGGCGGTTGATAGGGTTACGGTTGGGTGTTCACCGCACTGGATTTGATTTTCTCCCTTTATTATCCCCTGCTTACCTGAGCCCAGGTGTGATTCCTGACTTGGACTGGGATGCTGGGCTGCATCGTGGGACTGTCCTGTTCACGGCCAGACAGCAGAGCCGGACGGGTAACGAGCCGAGCTGAAAGATAGAAAGGAGAATTAATGTGATGTCAccctgaaatgaaaatgtttccGGTTCCCCACCCAGTTATCAGTCCATTTCAAAGTAACAACCAAAAATGCTGCATTCGTTCAAATGGAAATCTTGTCCGGAtgctgtgttttgtttgaggGAAGTTTTAACCTGGGTTCTCAACAGGCTGCGGTCTTTTTCTCGGTGTCATTTcgaaatgagggggaaaaaaaaaacccaactctgaATCATTCTGGCTTTTACACAGTT of the Apteryx mantelli isolate bAptMan1 chromosome 31, bAptMan1.hap1, whole genome shotgun sequence genome contains:
- the MLLT11 gene encoding protein AF1q, with product MLDTISSQYDSFIYWRMPIPRLDVAELEGLGLSDVALYKPKGGLGKFAGERRQGSQDSSEEEDSLLQFNSFNFWRAPIASISSLDFDLI